One window of the Bradyrhizobium sp. NP1 genome contains the following:
- a CDS encoding DUF1194 domain-containing protein, translating to MRWCVSVGAVLIAGAIVGGDVAGIAAPSPKSRFADTRHNVPSVNVELVIAVDVSYSMDMDELAIQREGYAQAIVSKDFLQALRAGPGSKVAVTYFEWSMSGDEKIIIPWRVIDGPESADAVAAEIMKTPVRRGSSTSISGAIDFAVQLFEENPYHGLRRVIDISGDGPNNDGAPVTVARDAAVAKGVIINGLPIMVKEPSYSTIDIENLDLYYEDCVIGGPGAFIMTIKDREKFQEAIRTKLVLEVAGFTPEHRIVPAAEKEPRVPCLIGEKKWQEHRGR from the coding sequence GTGCGCTGGTGTGTCTCGGTCGGGGCGGTGCTTATTGCGGGGGCGATAGTCGGAGGTGACGTTGCTGGCATTGCCGCGCCGAGCCCGAAATCTCGATTCGCCGACACCAGGCACAATGTGCCATCCGTCAATGTCGAGCTCGTTATCGCCGTCGACGTCTCCTATTCGATGGATATGGACGAACTTGCCATTCAGCGCGAGGGCTACGCACAGGCCATCGTCTCGAAAGACTTCCTTCAGGCGCTGAGGGCCGGTCCGGGCAGCAAGGTGGCCGTGACCTATTTCGAGTGGTCGATGTCGGGCGACGAGAAGATCATCATTCCCTGGCGGGTGATCGACGGCCCGGAATCGGCGGATGCCGTGGCCGCCGAGATCATGAAAACGCCGGTTCGCCGCGGTTCGAGCACCTCGATTTCCGGCGCGATCGATTTCGCAGTGCAGCTGTTCGAAGAGAATCCCTATCACGGGTTGCGGCGCGTCATCGATATTTCCGGCGACGGGCCGAACAACGACGGAGCCCCCGTGACCGTCGCGCGCGACGCTGCCGTGGCGAAGGGCGTCATCATCAACGGCCTGCCTATCATGGTGAAGGAGCCATCCTATTCGACGATCGATATCGAGAATCTCGATCTCTATTACGAGGACTGCGTGATCGGAGGGCCGGGCGCCTTCATCATGACGATCAAGGATCGCGAAAAATTCCAGGAAGCGATCCGGACCAAGCTTGTTCTCGAAGTTGCAGGCTTCACGCCGGAGCATCGGATCGTCCCGGCCGCCGAGAAAGAGCCCCGGGTGCCCTGTCTGATCGGCGAAAAAAAATGGCAGGAGCACAGGGGGCGGTGA
- a CDS encoding (2Fe-2S)-binding protein: MSLSISLTVNGLPRAIALDDPRVTLLDLLRERLDLTGTKKGCDRGQCGACTVLVDGRRINSCLVLAASLDGAKVTTIEGLAGGETLHPVQAAFIAYDGFQCGYCTPGQVMSAVGLIAEGHAGDDPERIRELMSGNICRCGAYQGITEAVLEAQKTLAERNRKDAA, encoded by the coding sequence ATGTCACTCTCCATCAGCCTCACCGTCAATGGTCTGCCGCGAGCGATTGCGCTCGACGACCCGCGGGTGACGCTGCTCGACCTGTTGCGCGAGCGGCTCGACCTGACGGGCACCAAGAAGGGGTGCGACCGGGGACAGTGCGGCGCCTGCACCGTGCTCGTCGACGGACGGCGCATCAATTCCTGCCTCGTGCTGGCTGCCAGCCTCGACGGCGCCAAGGTCACCACGATCGAGGGGCTCGCCGGCGGCGAGACGCTGCACCCGGTCCAGGCCGCCTTCATCGCGTATGACGGCTTCCAGTGCGGCTACTGCACGCCGGGTCAGGTCATGAGCGCCGTCGGTCTCATCGCGGAAGGCCATGCCGGAGACGATCCGGAGCGCATCCGCGAATTGATGAGCGGCAACATCTGCCGCTGCGGCGCCTATCAGGGCATCACCGAAGCGGTGCTGGAAGCGCAGAAGACGCTCGCAGAACGTAACCGGAAGGACGCGGCATGA
- a CDS encoding DMT family transporter, whose amino-acid sequence MDHALSRRAALMLFAVVVFAWGLNWSVTKVIVQSVTPLWTTTIRSAVATVALAVLLAARRQLILPPRRDMPVVVAIAMLHMVAFSALVAFGLQFVPAGRSAVLGYTTPLWVVPGAWLFLREPMSRMRLAGVGLGLAGIAVMFNPLAFDWSDHKAFIGSGLILLAALFWAANILYVRSHKWIATPFQLTFWQTLLATFVLGAMALAVDGPPHIEWTPRLVAGFLYGGIIGTVLAYWAMATVNRSLPAVTTSLGILATPVVGLANSAIAFGEPITASLVCAMAMILGGIAIGTLPAGSGRADRKSDAPALGKAGEVMAE is encoded by the coding sequence ATGGACCATGCCCTTTCCCGCCGCGCGGCGCTGATGCTGTTTGCGGTCGTCGTGTTCGCCTGGGGCCTCAACTGGTCCGTCACCAAGGTCATCGTGCAGAGCGTGACGCCGCTCTGGACCACCACGATCCGCTCGGCGGTGGCGACGGTGGCGCTCGCCGTGCTGCTCGCCGCGCGCCGGCAGCTCATCCTGCCGCCCCGCCGCGACATGCCGGTCGTCGTCGCGATCGCGATGCTGCACATGGTGGCGTTCTCGGCGCTGGTCGCGTTCGGCCTGCAGTTCGTCCCGGCGGGGCGATCGGCGGTGCTCGGCTACACGACACCGCTGTGGGTGGTACCTGGCGCCTGGCTGTTCCTGCGCGAGCCGATGAGCCGGATGCGCCTTGCCGGCGTCGGGCTCGGCCTCGCCGGCATCGCCGTGATGTTCAATCCGCTGGCCTTCGACTGGAGCGACCACAAGGCGTTCATCGGCAGCGGATTGATCCTGCTCGCGGCGCTGTTCTGGGCCGCCAACATTCTCTACGTCCGCTCGCACAAATGGATCGCGACGCCGTTCCAGCTCACCTTCTGGCAGACGCTGCTGGCAACCTTCGTGCTTGGGGCGATGGCGCTCGCGGTCGACGGCCCGCCGCATATCGAGTGGACGCCGCGTCTTGTCGCCGGCTTTCTCTACGGCGGCATCATCGGCACGGTGCTGGCCTACTGGGCGATGGCCACCGTCAACCGCAGCCTGCCGGCGGTGACGACATCGCTCGGCATCCTGGCGACGCCGGTGGTCGGCCTGGCCAATTCGGCGATCGCGTTCGGCGAGCCGATCACCGCATCGCTGGTCTGCGCGATGGCGATGATCCTCGGCGGCATCGCCATCGGCACGCTTCCCGCCGGCAGCGGACGCGCCGATCGCAAGAGCGACGCGCCCGCCCTTGGCAAGGCCGGCGAGGTAATGGCGGAGTGA
- a CDS encoding ABC transporter ATP-binding protein: MTAQNNKKPAAIRLVIPFVFRHWLKQPAMTLTVAGGLLGATVADLFMPVFSGHLVDALTAGAADPAARAAAWAAFGAIVALGLVSMVLRLVGLQAIVPFTLRIMSDIAQDTFMRVQRFSTDWHANSFAGSTVRKVTRGMWAIDLLNDTLLMALLPSAAVLVGSMILLGLHWSSLGAVIALGAVVYVAMTVAFSTHYIAPAARVSNAWDTKVGGTLADALTCNAVVKSFGAEAREDARLARVINRWRTRVRRTWLRYNYTSTAQLAVLLCLRASVIGGSLLLWLAGRASPGDVTYVLTSYYIIHAYLRDVGMHFNNLQRSVNDMEELVAIHDEPIGIVDAPDARPIDITNGRIVFDNVVFHYGGHREPLYDGLSIEIRAGERVGLVGRSGSGKTTFVKLVQRLHDVSGGRILIDGQDIARVTQHSLRSQIAIVQQDPILFHRSLAENIAYGRPGSSMAAIEQAARLANAHDFILRLPKGYGTLVGERGVKLSGGERQRVALARAFLADAPILILDEATSSLDSESEALIQEAMERLMKGRTAIVIAHRLSTVRSLDRILVFDRGRIIEQGNHAALAARPGGLYRSLFERQVAEFARMSAAE; this comes from the coding sequence ATGACCGCTCAAAACAACAAGAAACCCGCGGCGATTCGCCTGGTGATCCCGTTCGTGTTCCGGCACTGGCTGAAGCAGCCGGCGATGACGCTCACCGTTGCCGGCGGCCTGCTCGGGGCGACCGTCGCCGACCTGTTCATGCCGGTATTCTCCGGCCATCTGGTCGATGCGCTGACCGCGGGCGCCGCCGACCCTGCCGCGCGGGCTGCGGCCTGGGCGGCGTTCGGCGCGATCGTGGCGCTCGGCCTGGTCTCGATGGTCCTGCGCCTGGTCGGCCTGCAGGCGATCGTGCCGTTCACGCTGCGCATCATGTCCGACATCGCGCAGGATACCTTCATGCGCGTGCAGCGCTTCTCGACCGACTGGCACGCCAACAGCTTCGCCGGTTCCACGGTGCGCAAGGTCACCCGCGGCATGTGGGCGATCGACCTGCTCAACGACACGCTGCTGATGGCGCTGCTGCCGTCGGCCGCGGTGCTGGTGGGCTCGATGATCCTGCTCGGCCTGCACTGGTCTTCGCTCGGCGCCGTGATCGCGCTTGGCGCGGTCGTCTATGTGGCGATGACGGTCGCGTTCTCGACGCATTACATCGCGCCCGCCGCGCGCGTCTCCAACGCCTGGGATACCAAGGTCGGCGGCACGCTCGCCGACGCCTTGACCTGCAACGCCGTGGTGAAGTCGTTCGGCGCGGAGGCGCGCGAGGATGCGCGGCTTGCGCGGGTGATCAACCGCTGGCGCACGCGGGTGCGACGGACCTGGCTGCGCTACAACTACACAAGCACGGCGCAGCTTGCGGTGCTGCTCTGCCTGCGCGCCTCCGTGATCGGCGGCTCGCTCTTGTTGTGGCTCGCGGGGCGCGCCTCGCCGGGCGACGTCACCTATGTGTTGACGAGCTACTACATCATCCACGCCTATCTGCGCGACGTCGGCATGCACTTCAACAACCTGCAGCGCTCGGTCAATGACATGGAGGAGCTGGTCGCGATCCACGACGAGCCGATCGGGATTGTCGATGCGCCCGACGCGCGGCCGATCGACATCACGAACGGACGCATCGTGTTCGACAACGTCGTGTTCCACTATGGCGGCCATCGCGAGCCGCTCTATGACGGGCTGTCGATCGAGATCCGCGCCGGCGAGCGGGTCGGCCTGGTCGGCCGCTCCGGCTCCGGCAAGACCACCTTCGTCAAGCTGGTGCAGCGGCTCCATGACGTCTCCGGCGGCCGCATCCTGATCGACGGCCAGGACATCGCGCGAGTGACGCAGCACTCGCTGCGCAGCCAGATCGCGATCGTGCAGCAGGACCCGATCCTGTTTCACCGGTCACTGGCCGAGAACATCGCCTATGGCCGGCCCGGCTCCAGCATGGCCGCGATCGAGCAGGCGGCGCGGCTCGCCAACGCGCATGACTTCATCCTGCGCCTGCCCAAGGGCTACGGCACCCTGGTCGGCGAGCGCGGCGTGAAACTGTCGGGTGGCGAGCGGCAGCGCGTGGCGCTGGCGCGCGCGTTCCTGGCGGACGCGCCGATCCTGATCCTGGACGAGGCGACTTCGAGCCTCGATTCGGAATCGGAGGCGCTGATCCAGGAGGCGATGGAACGGCTGATGAAGGGGCGCACCGCGATCGTGATCGCGCACCGGCTGTCGACGGTGCGCAGCCTCGACCGCATCCTGGTGTTCGACCGCGGCCGGATCATCGAGCAGGGCAACCACGCCGCGCTTGCGGCGCGGCCCGGCGGCCTCTATCGCAGCCTGTTCGAGCGTCAGGTCGCGGAGTTCGCCCGCATGTCGGCGGCGGAGTAA
- a CDS encoding sulfite exporter TauE/SafE family protein → METSAYAVLLFGALAGGFISGLAGFGTALMALGIWLFVLPPSLAVPLVLSCSVIAQSLTLPSMWKDFDLSLVWPFLIGGLAGVPLGTLLIAHADPAVFKLTIGVFLVVFPVVLLLQRRPMAFRFGGRLADGAIGFAGGIMGGLAGLSGPLPILWASVRGWGKHERRGVFQIYNWTVLLTALCLQIGSGLVERRVIWLILLAFPGTLIGTRLGARVYRALRDRHFADVAFVLLFFSGVGLVWNSLAR, encoded by the coding sequence GTGGAAACGTCCGCCTATGCGGTTCTGCTGTTCGGCGCGCTGGCCGGCGGCTTCATTTCCGGCCTCGCCGGGTTCGGCACCGCGCTGATGGCGCTCGGCATCTGGCTCTTTGTGCTGCCGCCGTCGCTTGCGGTGCCGCTGGTGCTGAGCTGCTCGGTGATCGCCCAGAGCCTGACCCTGCCCTCGATGTGGAAGGATTTCGATCTCTCGCTGGTCTGGCCGTTCCTGATCGGCGGGCTCGCCGGGGTGCCGCTCGGCACGCTCCTGATCGCGCATGCCGACCCTGCCGTCTTCAAGCTGACGATCGGCGTGTTCCTGGTGGTGTTTCCGGTCGTGCTGCTGCTGCAGCGGCGGCCGATGGCGTTCCGCTTCGGCGGCAGGCTCGCCGACGGCGCGATCGGATTCGCCGGCGGCATCATGGGCGGGCTCGCGGGCCTTTCCGGGCCGCTGCCGATCCTGTGGGCGAGCGTGCGCGGCTGGGGCAAGCATGAGCGGCGCGGCGTGTTCCAGATCTACAACTGGACGGTGCTGCTGACGGCGCTCTGCCTGCAGATCGGCTCCGGCCTCGTCGAGCGGCGGGTGATCTGGCTGATCCTGCTCGCCTTTCCCGGCACGCTGATCGGCACCCGGCTCGGCGCGCGGGTCTATCGCGCGCTCAGAGACCGCCATTTCGCCGACGTGGCGTTCGTGCTGTTGTTTTTTTCCGGTGTTGGCCTGGTCTGGAACAGCCTCGCGCGTTGA
- a CDS encoding PLP-dependent aminotransferase family protein, translating to MTEILSGLIDVALQPKPGETLTRQLCNALRQAILSGALAPGYRLPSSRSLATQLGLSRNTVSAVVDQLAMEGYLLLSRGRRPAVAGTKAGLMRARPASRGMAAQPRMSQWARRLSRADWPILDDGVPRPFQPGLADAREFPHDLWARYLRRAARGRPASGASEVNRPALQAALLRYLVEHRGVRADARQVMILPSAQAAIELVARVVLDAGDLAWLESPGYIGARVALEAAGARVCGVALDGSGLAIDGRNDQPRLIFVTPSHQYPTGRLMDVARRQQLLGFAAAAGALIIEDDYDSEFHFDGRPVAALQGLDAAGRIFYVGTFSKSTCPDIRLGYVVVPPGYVDLFGRAQRHAGQLGAAPLQDALAAFIEDGHFAAHIRKMSRLYRDRRDHFVRALERAAGERLRVVPPSGGMQLVAHLRRPTDDVAVVRQLRDAGVTARALSPLFVGRTSERGLFLGFAAWNEREIDAGVDMIGEVLRRIAR from the coding sequence ATGACCGAGATACTGTCCGGCCTGATCGACGTCGCGCTGCAGCCGAAACCGGGTGAGACGCTGACGCGGCAGCTCTGCAACGCGCTGCGCCAGGCGATCCTCTCGGGCGCGCTTGCGCCGGGCTACCGCCTGCCGTCGAGCCGAAGTCTCGCGACGCAGCTCGGCCTGTCGCGCAACACGGTGTCGGCGGTCGTCGATCAGCTGGCGATGGAGGGATATCTGCTGCTGTCGCGCGGGCGCCGTCCGGCCGTCGCCGGAACGAAGGCCGGCCTCATGCGTGCGCGGCCCGCATCGCGGGGCATGGCGGCGCAGCCACGGATGTCGCAATGGGCGAGGCGGCTTTCGCGGGCGGACTGGCCGATCCTCGACGACGGGGTGCCGCGGCCGTTCCAGCCCGGGCTCGCCGACGCGCGCGAATTTCCGCACGATCTTTGGGCGCGCTACCTGCGCCGCGCGGCGCGCGGCCGGCCGGCAAGCGGCGCATCCGAGGTGAACCGGCCGGCGCTGCAGGCCGCGCTGCTGCGCTATCTGGTCGAACACCGCGGCGTCAGGGCGGATGCACGCCAGGTGATGATCCTGCCGTCGGCGCAAGCTGCGATCGAGCTCGTCGCGCGGGTCGTGCTCGATGCCGGCGATCTCGCCTGGCTGGAGAGCCCCGGCTATATCGGCGCGCGCGTCGCGCTCGAGGCCGCCGGCGCGCGCGTCTGCGGCGTCGCGCTCGACGGCAGCGGGCTCGCGATCGACGGCCGCAACGATCAGCCGCGGCTGATCTTCGTCACGCCATCGCACCAGTATCCGACCGGCCGCCTGATGGACGTTGCGCGGCGCCAGCAATTGCTCGGCTTCGCCGCGGCCGCGGGCGCGCTGATCATCGAGGACGACTATGACAGCGAGTTCCACTTCGACGGCCGGCCGGTGGCTGCGTTGCAAGGGCTCGATGCGGCCGGCCGCATCTTCTATGTCGGCACGTTTTCCAAATCGACCTGCCCGGACATTCGGCTGGGCTATGTCGTGGTGCCGCCGGGCTATGTCGATCTGTTCGGGCGGGCACAGCGCCATGCCGGCCAGCTCGGTGCCGCGCCGCTGCAGGACGCGCTGGCCGCGTTCATCGAGGACGGCCATTTCGCGGCCCATATCCGCAAGATGTCGCGCCTCTACCGCGACCGGCGCGATCATTTCGTGCGCGCGCTGGAGCGGGCCGCCGGCGAGCGGCTGCGCGTGGTTCCGCCGAGCGGCGGGATGCAGCTTGTCGCGCACTTGCGCCGGCCGACCGACGATGTCGCCGTCGTCAGGCAGCTTCGCGACGCAGGCGTCACGGCGCGCGCGCTGTCACCGCTCTTTGTCGGCAGGACCAGCGAGCGCGGCCTGTTTCTCGGCTTCGCCGCCTGGAACGAGCGCGAGATCGATGCCGGCGTCGACATGATCGGCGAGGTGCTGCGGCGGATCGCGCGCTGA
- a CDS encoding TetR/AcrR family transcriptional regulator yields MGSETAKANRKPRADSIRNRELLLEAATQVFSAGGQQASLEAVARRAGVGIGTLYRHFPTREALFEAVYRHEVDQLGALAERLARDAAPVEALRQWLHANVRLVATKKGMVEALQLVAHGSTELKAYSFERLTDAIGLLLERGVKAGELRSDIAPEDLLRTLIGIFYSQGTADWQPTAQRLVDVFVDGLRKR; encoded by the coding sequence ATGGGAAGTGAAACCGCAAAGGCAAACCGCAAGCCGCGCGCGGATTCGATTCGCAATCGCGAGCTTCTTCTTGAAGCGGCGACGCAGGTGTTCAGCGCCGGCGGCCAGCAGGCGAGCCTGGAGGCGGTTGCGCGCCGGGCGGGGGTCGGGATTGGCACGCTCTATCGCCATTTCCCCACGCGGGAAGCCCTGTTCGAAGCGGTCTACCGGCACGAGGTCGATCAGCTGGGGGCGCTCGCCGAACGGCTTGCGCGCGACGCCGCGCCCGTGGAGGCGCTGCGCCAATGGCTGCATGCCAACGTCCGCCTCGTGGCTACCAAGAAAGGCATGGTCGAAGCTCTGCAACTCGTCGCCCACGGCTCGACCGAGCTGAAGGCCTATTCGTTCGAGCGGCTGACCGATGCGATCGGCCTCTTGCTCGAGCGCGGGGTCAAGGCCGGCGAGCTGCGCTCCGACATCGCGCCGGAAGACCTGCTGCGAACCCTCATCGGAATCTTCTATTCCCAGGGCACAGCCGACTGGCAGCCGACCGCGCAGCGCCTTGTTGACGTCTTCGTCGACGGGCTCCGCAAGCGCTGA
- a CDS encoding HlyD family secretion protein: protein MAAARDQAARIVLPEPDESADARDMEAVEALRSQFADEARRRTVETPGRPAPEKPAIETPATEAPAAGGAAPKPARRKKLILIGMGALVALALASYGVHYLLVGRFYVSTDDAYVRANNTMLGARVSGHIATIIPADNTLVRAGDVVMRIDDGDYRIAVDAARTRIATQAATIERIGRQVTAQESAVEQAKANLVSAEAGLKRAGLDYDRQQSLSSKGFASRATFEQSEAGRDQGVAAVNAAQAAYDAALSNVDVTKAQQAEAKAQLAELQTQLAKAERDLAFASVRAPIDGIFSNRLVNTGDFVAVGQRLGNIVPLDDVYIDANFKETQLKRIRPGQPVTISVDAYGHRKFAGIVDSISPAAGSVFTLLPPDNATGNFTKIVQRLPVRIRVPKAVARQNLLRAGMSVYATVDTNKGAADADSETDLDDPTMIHPQ from the coding sequence ATGGCCGCAGCGAGAGATCAAGCCGCGCGGATCGTTCTGCCTGAGCCGGACGAGAGCGCCGACGCACGCGACATGGAAGCCGTCGAAGCGTTGCGCAGCCAGTTCGCTGACGAGGCGAGGCGCCGCACGGTGGAAACGCCGGGCAGGCCGGCGCCCGAAAAGCCCGCCATCGAAACCCCCGCGACCGAGGCACCAGCCGCGGGTGGCGCCGCGCCGAAGCCCGCCCGCCGCAAGAAGCTGATCCTGATCGGCATGGGCGCGCTCGTCGCGCTCGCGCTGGCGAGCTACGGCGTGCATTATCTCCTGGTCGGACGCTTCTACGTCTCGACCGACGACGCCTATGTGCGCGCCAACAACACCATGCTGGGCGCGCGGGTCTCGGGCCATATCGCCACGATCATTCCCGCCGACAATACGCTGGTCCGTGCCGGCGACGTGGTCATGCGGATCGACGACGGCGACTACCGCATCGCGGTCGATGCCGCACGTACCCGCATCGCGACGCAGGCGGCGACGATCGAGCGGATCGGACGGCAGGTCACCGCGCAGGAAAGCGCGGTGGAGCAGGCCAAGGCCAATCTCGTCTCGGCGGAAGCCGGCCTGAAGCGCGCCGGGCTCGACTATGACCGCCAGCAGTCGCTGAGCAGCAAGGGATTCGCTTCCCGCGCCACCTTCGAGCAGTCGGAAGCCGGACGCGACCAGGGCGTTGCCGCCGTGAACGCGGCACAGGCCGCCTATGACGCCGCCCTCAGCAATGTCGACGTGACGAAGGCGCAGCAGGCCGAGGCCAAGGCGCAGCTTGCTGAATTGCAGACGCAGCTCGCGAAGGCCGAGCGCGACCTCGCCTTCGCCTCCGTGCGCGCGCCGATCGACGGCATCTTCTCCAACCGCCTCGTCAATACGGGCGACTTCGTCGCGGTCGGGCAGCGGCTCGGCAACATCGTGCCGCTCGACGACGTCTATATCGACGCCAATTTCAAGGAGACGCAGCTCAAGCGCATCCGTCCCGGCCAGCCGGTCACGATTTCGGTCGACGCCTATGGCCATCGCAAGTTTGCCGGCATCGTCGACAGCATCTCGCCGGCGGCGGGCTCGGTGTTCACGCTCTTGCCGCCCGACAACGCCACCGGCAATTTCACCAAGATCGTGCAGCGCCTGCCGGTCCGCATCCGCGTCCCGAAGGCGGTGGCGCGGCAGAACCTGTTGCGCGCGGGCATGTCGGTCTACGCCACCGTCGATACCAACAAGGGCGCGGCCGATGCCGACAGCGAGACCGATCTCGACGACCCCACCATGATCCACCCGCAATAG
- a CDS encoding DHA2 family efflux MFS transporter permease subunit produces MTGTQAPSERIAPQRLFAFLIMVFGMFMSILDIQIVSASLTDIQAGLSASSTEVSWVQTAYLIAEVIAIPLSGFLSRALGTRLLFAISAFGFTVSSFLCGFASSIEQMIVWRALQGFLGAGMIPTVFASAYTVFPRSKFHIVGPIIGLVATLAPTIGPTVGGYITDMMSWHWLFFINIVPGIGITVGVLALVDFDRPDFALLERFDWWGLLFMGGFLGSLEYVLEEGPQYEWLQDTSVAIFAWVCALSAIAFFWRVLAAEEPIVDIRAFTNRNFGIGCLISFCIGIGLYGLTYIYPRYLAEVRGYSALMIGETMFVSGVTMFLMAPVVGRLMLKFDMRYIIAAGLIIFALGAFQMTWITRDYDFYELLLPQILRGIGMMMAMVPTNNIALGTLPPDRVKNASGLFNLTRNLGGAVGLAIINQVLNDRTDLHISRLHDRVTWGNTTATETLNMLTQRMQGMGDATLMALKQLSQIVHRQAVVMGYGDAFFMLTLFYIGLSAMVLLLNKPSATAAGGAAH; encoded by the coding sequence ATGACGGGAACGCAAGCGCCCAGCGAGCGCATCGCCCCGCAGCGGCTGTTCGCCTTCCTGATCATGGTGTTCGGGATGTTCATGTCGATCCTGGACATCCAGATCGTCTCCGCCTCGCTCACCGACATCCAGGCCGGCCTCTCGGCAAGCTCGACCGAAGTGTCATGGGTGCAGACCGCCTATCTGATCGCCGAAGTGATCGCCATACCGCTGTCCGGCTTCCTGTCGCGCGCGCTCGGCACGCGGCTGTTGTTTGCGATCTCGGCCTTCGGCTTCACGGTCTCGAGCTTCCTCTGCGGCTTCGCCTCCTCGATCGAGCAGATGATCGTCTGGCGCGCGCTGCAGGGATTTCTCGGCGCCGGCATGATCCCGACCGTGTTCGCCTCCGCCTACACGGTGTTCCCGCGCTCGAAATTCCACATCGTCGGCCCGATCATCGGACTGGTCGCGACGCTGGCGCCGACGATTGGTCCGACGGTGGGCGGCTACATCACCGACATGATGTCGTGGCACTGGCTGTTCTTCATCAACATCGTTCCCGGCATCGGCATCACCGTCGGCGTGCTGGCGCTGGTCGATTTCGACCGGCCCGATTTCGCCCTGCTCGAGCGCTTCGACTGGTGGGGCCTGCTCTTCATGGGCGGCTTCCTCGGCTCGCTGGAATATGTGCTGGAGGAGGGGCCGCAATATGAGTGGCTGCAGGACACGTCGGTGGCGATCTTCGCCTGGGTCTGCGCGCTCTCGGCGATCGCCTTCTTCTGGCGCGTGCTCGCCGCCGAGGAGCCGATCGTCGACATCCGCGCGTTCACCAACCGCAATTTCGGCATCGGCTGCCTGATCTCCTTCTGCATCGGCATCGGCCTCTACGGGCTGACCTACATCTATCCGCGCTATCTTGCGGAAGTGCGCGGCTACAGCGCGCTGATGATCGGCGAGACCATGTTCGTCTCCGGCGTCACCATGTTCCTGATGGCGCCGGTGGTCGGGCGGCTGATGCTGAAGTTCGACATGCGCTACATCATCGCGGCCGGCCTCATCATCTTCGCGCTCGGCGCCTTCCAGATGACCTGGATCACCCGCGACTATGACTTCTACGAATTGCTGCTGCCGCAGATCCTGCGCGGCATCGGCATGATGATGGCGATGGTGCCGACCAACAACATCGCGCTCGGCACGCTGCCGCCGGACCGGGTGAAGAACGCCTCCGGGCTGTTCAACCTGACGCGCAATCTCGGCGGCGCGGTGGGGCTTGCGATCATCAACCAGGTGCTGAACGACCGCACCGACCTGCACATCTCGCGCCTGCATGATCGCGTCACCTGGGGCAATACGACGGCAACCGAGACGCTGAACATGCTGACCCAGCGCATGCAGGGCATGGGCGACGCGACGCTGATGGCGCTAAAGCAGTTGTCGCAGATCGTGCACCGCCAGGCGGTGGTGATGGGCTATGGCGACGCCTTCTTCATGCTGACGCTGTTCTATATCGGGCTGAGCGCGATGGTGCTGTTGCTGAACAAGCCCTCGGCCACCGCCGCCGGAGGTGCGGCACATTAG
- a CDS encoding TetR/AcrR family transcriptional regulator — protein sequence MVAEIRTPLHVVTEEDSSKRRQILDGARKVFMDLGFDGASMGEIARAAGVSKGTLYVYFADKSRLFEAIVEEEKIEQGKVAFNFDPARDVDTTLPEFGRAYIGLLCRPGGGSAIRTVMAIAERMPEVGSRFYQHVIAHTVDRFAAYLEARAQRGEIVIDDYQLAAWQFMQMCQATLFQAFIFQAKPSPSPEQIARVVDSATRVFFAAYRPKK from the coding sequence ATGGTTGCAGAAATCCGCACACCCCTGCACGTCGTAACCGAGGAAGACAGCTCGAAGCGGCGGCAGATCCTCGACGGGGCCCGCAAGGTCTTCATGGATCTGGGATTTGACGGCGCCAGCATGGGCGAGATCGCCCGGGCGGCCGGCGTCTCCAAGGGCACGCTTTACGTCTATTTCGCCGACAAGAGCCGCCTGTTCGAGGCGATCGTCGAGGAAGAGAAGATCGAGCAGGGCAAGGTCGCCTTCAATTTCGATCCCGCACGCGACGTCGATACCACCCTCCCCGAGTTCGGCCGCGCCTATATCGGCCTGCTGTGCCGTCCCGGCGGCGGCTCGGCGATCCGCACCGTGATGGCGATCGCCGAGCGGATGCCGGAGGTCGGCAGCCGGTTCTACCAGCATGTGATCGCCCACACCGTCGATCGCTTCGCCGCCTATCTCGAAGCGCGCGCGCAGCGCGGCGAAATCGTCATCGATGACTATCAGCTCGCGGCCTGGCAATTCATGCAGATGTGCCAGGCGACGCTGTTCCAGGCGTTCATCTTCCAGGCCAAGCCGTCGCCCTCGCCCGAGCAGATCGCAAGGGTCGTCGACAGCGCCACGCGCGTGTTCTTCGCGGCGTACCGGCCGAAGAAGTAG